AGCTGCCAGGTTGTTTTGAGTCGGATCCGTCGAAACCATTACACGGAACTTCGTGTTGATATCGCCGATTTGGAACTGCCGAACGTAGAAACGCAGCTGTCCATCGACTGGGATCACCAATTGCGGACTGATCAGCCAGTCCTCCTCGGTGTTACCCGACCCGATATTCTCGTTGTTGATGTAGGCCGAGACATTTCCCTGATAGGGCGTGATCCCCGTGGGGTTCGCCTGCCAGGTAAAGCCGGTGCCCAAGCCGTTCGCGCCGTTGGTTTTGATCCAGCCCGTCGGCGGCACGCCGCTCTCAAAGTCTTCCTGTGCCGAACCCGTTATCCAACAGGCCAGCAGCAGAAAAAGAAAAATAATTTTTTTCATGGAAGGAATTAGTTGTGGTTATAGATGTTTGTCTTTTACTTTTTGAAAAGAAACCCAAATTTAGGAATTTTTAAGACGTTGCTTACCGTAAATTAATATTTAACTTACACACAGGCACAACAGCCAGGGGTCGTTTTACCCTACCTGCGACCAACTGATTTCATTTGATTACCTTTGCCCTTCACAGTTTCACATGTTAGAAAAGCCCTCCATACAGATTGAAAAGACGGTTGTCGTCGGTATTGTCACCCAACTCCAGGATGAGGAAAAACTCCGTGAGTACCTCGATGAACTCGAGTTCCTGACGCTCACCGCAGGCGGTACGGTTGTCAAACGATTTTACCAGAAAATGGATAAACCGAACCCCAAGACCTTTCTCGGTACGGGGAAAATGGAGGAAATTGCCACCTACATCAAGCAACAGGCAGTGTCAACTGTCATTTTTGATGACGAACTCTCGCCTTCACAGCAGAAAAACATCAGCAAGCTACTCGACTGTAAGGTGCTTGACCGAACCAACCTCATCCTTGACATCTTCGCCCAACGCGCGCAGACGTCGTATGCCCGAACGCAAGTAGAATTGGCGCAATGCCAGTATTTATTGCCGCGCCTTTCGGGTATGTGGACGCACCTTGAGCGGCAAAAAGGGGGAATCGGCCTTCGCGGACCCGGTGAAACGGAGATCGAAACCGACCGTCGGATCGTTCGCGACCGTATTGCCTTATTGAAGGAAAAAATCCGGACAATCGACAAACAAATGGCCATCCAGCGAAGCAACCGCGGCGCCATGGTACGTGTGGCCCTGGTAGGATATACCAATGTTGGAAAGTCAACCTTGATGAACGCCATCGGCAAAAGTGATGTGTTTGTGGAAAACAAGCTGTTCGCCACCCTCGACACGACCGTACGGAAAGTGGTTATCAAGAACCTTCCCTTCCTTTTGTCGGATACCGTTGGGTTCATCCGGAAACTCCCCACCCAGTTGGTGGAATCGTTCAAAAGTACGCTCGACGAAGTGCGCGAGGCCGACCTGTTGTTAC
This genomic interval from Flavobacterium sp. HJ-32-4 contains the following:
- the hflX gene encoding GTPase HflX; this encodes MLEKPSIQIEKTVVVGIVTQLQDEEKLREYLDELEFLTLTAGGTVVKRFYQKMDKPNPKTFLGTGKMEEIATYIKQQAVSTVIFDDELSPSQQKNISKLLDCKVLDRTNLILDIFAQRAQTSYARTQVELAQCQYLLPRLSGMWTHLERQKGGIGLRGPGETEIETDRRIVRDRIALLKEKIRTIDKQMAIQRSNRGAMVRVALVGYTNVGKSTLMNAIGKSDVFVENKLFATLDTTVRKVVIKNLPFLLSDTVGFIRKLPTQLVESFKSTLDEVREADLLLHVVDISHPDFEDHIESVNQILADIKSADKPTIMVFNKIDAYRPEVIEADDLVTERTRKHYSIEEWKGTWMSRVGKDNALFISATNKENFEEFRERVYEAVRSIHITRFPYNNFLYPDYKDAVEE